One stretch of Armigeres subalbatus isolate Guangzhou_Male chromosome 2, GZ_Asu_2, whole genome shotgun sequence DNA includes these proteins:
- the LOC134217788 gene encoding uricase-like — protein sequence MMSRKLVEQSRDAGFQKVPDHFQISNYGYGKDSVKVLHVVRNGLVHSIKEFEVGTKLKLSSQKDYLQGDNSDIIATDSQKNTVYLLARKHGLKTPEEFGILLCDHFLNKYSHVNEVSIHIDEYPWSRMGFGKGPYQDLHNHAFVFNPTAIRYCDVTQKRGDTTPTVISGLTDLRVLKTTQSAFVNFVNDEYRSLPDQHDRIFSTVVRSSWQYSTVTGVDFDFCWNKVKQCILNTFAGETEKGIFSPSVQNTLYLAEKLVLESIPEVSSIDMTMPNKHYLNFDFSKFPKLVQGEELKEEIVFLPVDKPAGIIYAQLDRKSVHKSKL from the exons ATGATGTCCAGAAAGTTAGTCGAGCAATCACGTGACGCTGGATTCCAAAAAGTACCAGACCACTTCCAGATTAGCAACTACGGGTATGGAAAGGACAGCGTTAAAGTACTGCACGTGGTACGCAATGGGTTGGTTCACAGTATCAAGGAATTCGAGGTGGGAACTAAACTGAAGCTGTCCAGCCAGAAGGACTATCTTCAAG GTGACAATAGCGACATTATAGCTACGGATTCTCAGAAAAATACAGTGTACCTATTGGCTCGTAAGCATGGACTCAAAACACCGGAGGAGTTTGGCATTCTGCTGTGCGATCACTTCTTGAACAAATACTCACACGTAAATGAAGTTTCGATTCATATTGATGAATATCCGTGGTCCCGTATGGGCTTCGGAAAGGGACCTTACCAGGATTTACACAATCATGCGTTCGTATTTAACCCCACTGCCATCCGGTACTGCGACGTTACACAAAAGCGAGGAG ATACGACACCCACAGTTATCAGCGGTCTAACCGACTTACGTGTGCTCAAAACGACCCAATCGGCCTTCGTTAACTTCGTCAACGACGAGTACCGTTCGTTGCCGGATCAGCATGACCGCATCTTCAGCACCGTGGTTCGTTCTTCCTGGCAGTACTCCACCGTGACGGGAGTGGATTTCGATTTCTGCTGGAACAAGGTGAAGCAATGCATTCTCAACACTTTCGCGGGCGAAACAGAGAAGGGCATTTTCTCGCCCAGTGTGCAGAATACGCTCTACCTGGCGGAGAAACTGGTACTGGAAAGCATCCCGGAGGTGTCCTCCATCGATATGACTATGCCCAATAAGCACTACTTAAACTTCGACTTCAGTAAGTTTCCCAAGCTGGTGCAGGGGGAGGAGCTGAAGGAAGAAATCGTCTTCTTGCCGGTGGACAAGCCCGCAGGTATCATTTATGCTCAATTGGACCGCAAGTCGGTTCACAAAAGCAAGCTGTAG